A window from Pseudooceanicola algae encodes these proteins:
- a CDS encoding glutamine amidotransferase has product MTGQIIFDPLVPWVLLAVLAALTLGGVGLAVWRGLAGWAWRGLAGLVILAALTGPALRQEDRAPLTDIVLMVEDRSASQRLSDRAAQTASAAQTLATRIEARPNTELRRITVGDGTEDSGTLLMTALAEALAEEPRGRISGVILLSDGRLHDLDQLPGVPAPMHLLLTGQPTDWDRRLIVSNAPAFGIIDEEVMLSLQIEDSGAVPAEVAGEAELTMSVDGGDPISVRVRPGVTFQVPVTLTHGGRNVIQFSTPESAGELTERNNSAIVQMNGVRDRLRVLLVSGEPHPGGRTWRNLLKSDSSVDLVHFTILRPPSKQDGVPVSELSLIAFPTRELFLEKIEDFDLIIFDRYKRRGILPTLYIDNVRQYVEDGGAVLIAAGPDFASADSLYRSPLAEVLPARPTARVFEEGYTPKVTDLGQRHPVTAGLEAEWGGEWGRWLRQIEVTPERGQVVMSGVDDSPLLVLDRVGEGRVALMASDHAWLWNRGFEGGGPQLELLRRLAHWMMKEPELEEEALTAEAMGQRMVITRRSLTDDVAGVTVTAPDGSETELPLVETSPGRFETSYEGPEIGLYRLASGDLSSVIGLGPAAPREFEETIADGVALEPAVAATRGGVVTLSDGLPGLRDVRPGRPAAGRGWIGFTPRDAYETRNVTQVPMLPPWLVLVLASGLILVGWLREGRR; this is encoded by the coding sequence ATGACAGGACAGATCATCTTTGACCCGCTGGTGCCCTGGGTGCTGCTTGCCGTTCTGGCTGCGCTCACCCTTGGCGGGGTGGGGCTGGCAGTCTGGCGCGGCCTTGCGGGCTGGGCCTGGCGCGGGTTGGCGGGGCTGGTGATCCTGGCGGCGCTGACCGGGCCGGCGCTGCGTCAGGAAGACCGCGCGCCCCTGACGGATATCGTGCTGATGGTCGAGGACCGCTCGGCCTCGCAGCGCCTGTCGGACCGCGCCGCCCAGACCGCCAGCGCGGCCCAGACCCTGGCGACTCGAATCGAGGCGCGCCCCAACACCGAATTGCGCCGCATCACCGTCGGTGACGGCACCGAAGACAGCGGCACCCTGCTGATGACCGCCCTTGCCGAGGCGTTGGCCGAAGAACCGCGGGGGCGGATTTCCGGCGTCATTCTGTTGTCGGACGGGCGTCTGCACGACCTCGATCAGCTGCCGGGCGTGCCGGCCCCTATGCACCTGCTCCTGACCGGTCAGCCCACGGATTGGGATCGCCGGCTGATCGTCAGCAATGCCCCGGCCTTCGGGATTATTGACGAAGAGGTCATGCTGAGCCTTCAGATCGAGGACAGCGGCGCCGTGCCTGCCGAGGTCGCGGGCGAAGCAGAGCTGACCATGTCCGTTGATGGCGGCGACCCGATTTCCGTCCGCGTCCGCCCCGGTGTGACCTTCCAGGTACCCGTGACCCTGACCCATGGCGGGCGCAACGTGATCCAGTTTTCGACCCCGGAAAGTGCAGGCGAGCTGACCGAGCGCAATAATTCGGCCATCGTGCAGATGAATGGTGTGCGCGACCGGCTGCGGGTGCTGCTGGTCTCGGGCGAACCGCATCCCGGTGGGCGGACCTGGCGCAACCTGCTGAAATCGGATTCCTCGGTCGACCTGGTGCATTTCACCATCCTGCGCCCCCCCTCTAAACAGGATGGCGTGCCGGTATCGGAATTGTCGCTGATCGCCTTTCCGACGCGGGAATTGTTTCTCGAGAAGATCGAGGATTTCGACCTGATCATCTTTGATCGGTACAAGCGGCGGGGCATCCTGCCGACGCTCTATATCGACAACGTGCGCCAATATGTCGAAGACGGCGGGGCCGTGCTGATCGCGGCGGGACCTGATTTCGCCTCTGCCGATAGTCTCTATCGCTCGCCCCTGGCCGAGGTTTTGCCCGCCCGTCCCACGGCCCGTGTCTTTGAGGAAGGTTACACACCCAAGGTCACGGACCTTGGTCAGCGTCACCCTGTGACCGCTGGTCTGGAGGCCGAATGGGGCGGAGAGTGGGGCCGCTGGCTGCGCCAGATCGAGGTCACTCCAGAGCGTGGTCAGGTGGTCATGTCCGGGGTCGACGACAGCCCGCTGCTCGTGCTCGATCGGGTCGGGGAAGGCCGCGTGGCGCTGATGGCGTCTGACCACGCCTGGCTTTGGAACCGCGGGTTCGAAGGCGGTGGTCCGCAGCTGGAATTGCTGCGGCGGCTGGCGCATTGGATGATGAAGGAACCGGAACTGGAAGAAGAGGCCCTGACCGCCGAGGCAATGGGGCAGCGCATGGTGATCACCCGGCGCAGCCTGACCGACGACGTGGCTGGCGTGACCGTCACGGCGCCGGACGGTAGCGAAACCGAATTGCCCCTGGTCGAGACGTCACCGGGGCGGTTCGAGACGAGCTACGAGGGCCCTGAGATCGGCCTCTATCGGCTGGCCTCCGGGGATCTGAGCAGTGTAATCGGCCTCGGTCCGGCGGCGCCGCGCGAATTCGAGGAAACGATTGCGGATGGCGTCGCGCTGGAACCGGCCGTTGCGGCGACGCGCGGTGGGGTGGTGACCCTGTCGGATGGGCTTCCCGGATTGCGGGATGTGCGCCCTGGCCGGCCTGCCGCGGGGCGGGGTTGGATCGGGTTCACGCCGCGTGATGCCTATGAGACCCGCAACGTGACCCAGGTGCCGATGTTGCCGCCCTGGCTGGTATTGGTGCTGGCCTCCGGGTTGATCCTGGTGGGGTGGTTGCGGGAAGGTCGCCGCTAG
- a CDS encoding DUF599 domain-containing protein: MTALDFLALYTIPDALAVGTLLLAWLAIGWRIEHPAANRPSVSMLMAEYRREWLRKMAERGTRIFDAQILGTLRAATSFFASSTMIAIGGVAALLGNSEELRGVATDLGVAELTSARAPVVFWEVKLCLIGFFLVNAFLKFVWSNRLFGYCAVLMGAIPNRTDDPKAIPRALKAAEINIFAARSFNRGLRSIYFALAATGWFLGPYGLLAATLATCALLWRREFASQSRETLLQTEDD; encoded by the coding sequence ATGACCGCGCTGGATTTTCTCGCCCTCTACACGATCCCTGATGCCCTGGCCGTGGGGACCCTGCTGCTGGCCTGGCTGGCGATTGGCTGGCGGATCGAACATCCAGCCGCCAACCGGCCCTCGGTCTCGATGCTGATGGCGGAATACCGGCGCGAATGGCTGCGCAAGATGGCCGAACGCGGCACCCGGATCTTCGACGCGCAGATCCTCGGAACCCTTCGCGCGGCGACCTCCTTCTTTGCCTCCTCGACCATGATTGCCATCGGCGGTGTCGCCGCCCTTCTGGGCAACTCCGAGGAACTGCGCGGCGTCGCCACCGACCTCGGCGTGGCGGAACTGACCTCCGCCCGTGCCCCCGTCGTCTTCTGGGAGGTAAAGCTGTGCCTGATCGGCTTCTTCCTCGTGAACGCCTTCCTGAAATTCGTCTGGTCAAACCGGCTGTTCGGCTATTGCGCCGTGCTGATGGGCGCGATCCCCAACCGCACCGACGACCCGAAGGCCATTCCGCGTGCTCTCAAGGCCGCCGAAATCAACATCTTCGCTGCCCGCAGCTTCAACAGGGGCCTGCGCTCGATCTATTTCGCGCTGGCCGCAACCGGCTGGTTTCTAGGCCCCTACGGCCTGCTGGCCGCGACCCTGGCCACCTGCGCCCTGCTCTGGCGCCGCGAATTCGCCTCGCAATCCCGCGAAACCCTGCTCCAGACGGAGGACGACTGA
- a CDS encoding FAD-linked oxidase C-terminal domain-containing protein: MEMPRPDSRVLERKAELVARLTKALPAGAVISDPAETRAYECDALTAYRCPPLCAVLPSSTDEVAAVLRICHEMSVPVVPRGSGTSLAGGALPTADCVILGVARMGAVLETDYANRLIRVQTGRTNLSVSGAVEAQGFFYAPDPSSQLACAIAGNIAMNSGGAHCLKYGVTTNNLLGVTMVTMQGEVVEIGGGHLDAGGLDLLGLICGSEGQLGVVTEALLRILPKPEGARPVLIGYESSEVAGRCVSDIIEAGILPVAIEFMDRPCIRATEAFAGAGYPDCEAMLIVEVEGSPAEIDEQLAVIMDIARRHDPVALRESRSPEESARIWLGRKSAFGAMGQINDYMCLDGTIPVSALSMVLRRIGELSAQYGLEVANVFHAGDGNMHPLILFDANRPGQLELCEELGAEILLLCVEAGGCLTGEHGVGVEKRDLMDRQYGPADLEAQMAVKDVFDPTWLLNPAKVFPLAVSAGRRDGAARSAGPTF; this comes from the coding sequence ATGGAAATGCCAAGGCCCGATTCACGGGTGCTGGAGCGCAAGGCCGAGCTTGTCGCGCGGTTGACCAAGGCGCTGCCCGCGGGGGCCGTGATCTCGGATCCGGCGGAAACGCGGGCTTATGAATGTGACGCGCTGACGGCATATCGCTGCCCGCCGCTATGCGCCGTTCTGCCGTCTTCGACGGACGAAGTCGCGGCCGTCCTGCGGATCTGTCACGAGATGTCGGTGCCGGTGGTGCCACGCGGATCGGGCACGTCGCTTGCCGGTGGCGCCTTGCCGACGGCGGATTGCGTCATCCTTGGGGTGGCACGGATGGGCGCGGTGTTGGAGACAGATTATGCCAACCGCCTGATCCGGGTGCAGACTGGGCGCACCAACCTCAGCGTTTCCGGCGCGGTCGAGGCGCAGGGATTCTTTTATGCGCCCGACCCGTCGAGTCAGTTGGCATGCGCCATTGCGGGCAATATCGCGATGAACTCCGGCGGGGCGCATTGCCTGAAATACGGTGTGACGACGAACAACCTGCTCGGGGTGACCATGGTCACCATGCAGGGTGAGGTGGTCGAGATCGGTGGCGGCCATCTGGATGCGGGGGGGCTTGATCTGCTGGGGCTGATCTGCGGCAGCGAGGGCCAGCTTGGCGTCGTGACCGAGGCCCTGTTGCGGATCCTGCCGAAGCCCGAGGGCGCGCGCCCGGTGCTGATCGGCTACGAAAGCTCTGAAGTCGCGGGGCGCTGTGTCAGCGACATCATCGAGGCAGGCATCCTGCCCGTGGCGATCGAATTCATGGACCGCCCCTGCATCCGCGCGACCGAAGCCTTTGCCGGCGCGGGCTATCCCGATTGCGAGGCGATGCTGATTGTCGAGGTCGAGGGCAGCCCGGCCGAGATTGACGAACAACTGGCCGTCATCATGGACATTGCCCGGCGCCATGATCCGGTAGCCCTGCGCGAAAGCCGGTCGCCCGAGGAAAGCGCGCGTATCTGGCTTGGCCGGAAAAGCGCCTTCGGGGCGATGGGGCAGATCAACGATTACATGTGTCTGGACGGCACGATCCCGGTCTCGGCCCTGTCCATGGTCCTGCGGCGCATCGGGGAGCTGAGCGCGCAATACGGGCTTGAAGTCGCCAATGTCTTTCATGCCGGGGATGGCAACATGCATCCGCTGATCCTGTTCGATGCCAACCGGCCCGGCCAGCTTGAGCTTTGCGAGGAGCTTGGTGCCGAGATCCTGCTGCTTTGTGTCGAGGCGGGCGGCTGTCTGACCGGCGAACATGGCGTTGGCGTGGAAAAACGCGACCTGATGGACCGGCAATACGGGCCTGCGGATCTTGAGGCGCAGATGGCGGTGAAGGATGTCTTTGACCCGACATGGCTGCTGAACCCGGCCAAGGTGTTTCCCCTTGCCGTCAGCGCCGGGCGACGGGATGGCGCGGCAAGATCCGCCGGTCCGACATTTTGA
- the glcE gene encoding glycolate oxidase subunit GlcE encodes MRPASEIELAEAIRDASGALRIRGGGTRGAWVPGSAEVLETAGLAGIRLYEPGALTLVVGAGTSLAEVEAALAEKGQRLAFEPMDNRALLGRKGTPTIGGVVAANISGPRRVQAGAARDFLLGVRFVDGAGQVLSNGGRVMKNVTGYDLVKLMAGSWGTLGVLSEVSLKVLARPQAEATLVLRGQGAAAAVADLCRAMGTPWDVSGAAWRGPAQERLIRVEGLLGSVTYRAGRLRDLLGADAVVTGEESATLWRDLRDVTDFAGQTAPLWRISLKPTDGPALLSRLEVAGISHQAICDWSGGLVWLQMVGPSAQAGALRAAVDALGGHATLMRASEEERARIPMFHPEPSPVARLTGALRARFDPRGILNPGLMQPASVPA; translated from the coding sequence ATGCGACCTGCAAGCGAGATCGAACTGGCCGAAGCGATCCGGGATGCGTCGGGCGCCCTGCGCATTCGCGGTGGCGGGACGCGGGGGGCCTGGGTGCCGGGGTCTGCCGAGGTGCTGGAGACCGCCGGTCTGGCGGGGATACGTCTTTATGAACCCGGTGCGCTGACCTTGGTCGTCGGGGCCGGGACTTCGCTGGCCGAGGTCGAGGCAGCGCTGGCGGAAAAGGGGCAGCGGCTGGCCTTCGAGCCGATGGACAACCGGGCCCTGCTGGGCCGCAAGGGTACGCCGACGATCGGCGGTGTCGTGGCAGCCAATATTTCCGGCCCACGTCGGGTGCAGGCGGGCGCGGCGCGGGATTTCCTGCTGGGCGTGCGCTTCGTCGATGGTGCGGGCCAGGTGCTTAGCAACGGTGGGCGGGTGATGAAGAACGTCACCGGCTATGATCTGGTCAAGCTGATGGCGGGCAGCTGGGGCACCCTCGGCGTGCTGAGCGAGGTCAGCCTGAAGGTGCTGGCCCGGCCCCAGGCCGAGGCGACGCTGGTTCTGCGCGGACAGGGGGCGGCTGCGGCGGTGGCCGATCTGTGTCGCGCCATGGGCACGCCCTGGGATGTCTCCGGCGCGGCCTGGCGGGGGCCGGCGCAGGAGCGGCTGATCAGAGTCGAGGGCCTGCTGGGCAGCGTGACCTATCGCGCCGGACGGCTGCGCGATCTGCTTGGCGCCGATGCGGTCGTGACGGGGGAAGAAAGTGCGACCCTGTGGCGCGACCTGCGTGACGTGACGGATTTCGCCGGCCAGACGGCGCCCCTGTGGCGGATTTCCCTGAAGCCGACCGACGGGCCCGCGCTTCTGTCCCGGCTGGAGGTCGCAGGCATCTCCCATCAGGCGATCTGCGATTGGAGCGGCGGCCTGGTCTGGTTGCAGATGGTGGGCCCTTCGGCGCAGGCCGGAGCGCTGCGCGCCGCTGTCGACGCGCTTGGCGGTCATGCCACTTTGATGCGCGCGTCCGAAGAAGAACGCGCAAGGATCCCGATGTTCCACCCCGAACCGTCCCCGGTCGCGCGGCTGACAGGGGCGCTGCGCGCGCGGTTCGATCCGCGTGGCATTCTGAATCCGGGGCTGATGCAGCCCGCGTCGGTTCCGGCATAG
- the glcF gene encoding glycolate oxidase subunit GlcF, which produces MQTNFTEDQLRDPSMAQANKILRSCVHCGFCTATCPTYQVLGDELDSPRGRIYLIKDMLENERVPDATTVKHLDRCLSCLACVTTCPSGVDYMHLIDQARAYVETHYKRPWHDRLLRAVLAAVLPYPGRFRAALVGAKLARPFRRFLPDPRLRAMLEMAPARIPPRSPRDDPQSFVPDRPRMRVALMTGCAQKALNTDINDATIRLLTRLGVEVVVAQGAGCCGALTHHMGKDSHGFAAANIRAWTQESGAGGLDGVVINTSGCGTTVKDYGHMFAGTDLAQEAAQISAMTMDISELLMKLAPDAALPVCPDHPARGMRVAYHPACSLQHGQRVTEAPKRLLAAAGFEVAIPADAHLCCGSAGTYNLLQPDISGRLKTRKVATLEALAPQVIAAGNIGCMMQIGSGTGVPVVHTVELLDWMTGGPVPAALTSDPLPQPVPVLRP; this is translated from the coding sequence ATGCAAACGAATTTCACGGAAGACCAGCTGCGGGATCCATCCATGGCGCAGGCCAACAAGATCCTGCGCAGCTGCGTGCATTGCGGGTTCTGTACCGCGACCTGCCCGACCTATCAGGTGCTGGGGGACGAGCTGGACAGCCCGCGCGGCCGGATTTATCTGATCAAGGACATGCTGGAAAACGAACGGGTGCCGGATGCGACGACGGTCAAGCATCTGGATCGCTGCCTGTCTTGCCTCGCCTGTGTGACCACCTGCCCCTCGGGGGTCGATTACATGCATCTGATCGACCAGGCGCGGGCCTATGTCGAAACCCATTACAAGCGGCCCTGGCATGATCGGCTGTTGCGGGCGGTTCTGGCAGCGGTGCTGCCCTATCCGGGGCGGTTCCGGGCCGCATTGGTGGGTGCGAAACTGGCGCGGCCCTTCCGCCGCTTCCTGCCCGATCCCCGTCTGCGGGCGATGCTGGAAATGGCGCCCGCGCGCATTCCGCCCCGGTCTCCCCGCGATGATCCGCAAAGCTTTGTTCCCGACCGGCCCCGGATGCGCGTCGCGCTGATGACGGGCTGTGCGCAGAAGGCGCTGAACACCGATATCAACGACGCGACGATCCGCCTGCTGACCCGCCTCGGGGTCGAGGTCGTGGTGGCGCAGGGGGCGGGCTGCTGCGGGGCGCTGACCCATCACATGGGTAAGGATTCCCACGGTTTCGCCGCCGCCAATATCCGTGCATGGACACAGGAATCGGGCGCGGGCGGGCTGGATGGGGTGGTCATCAACACCTCGGGCTGCGGCACGACGGTCAAGGATTACGGCCATATGTTTGCCGGTACCGACCTCGCGCAAGAGGCCGCGCAGATCTCGGCGATGACGATGGATATCAGCGAACTGCTGATGAAGCTGGCCCCGGATGCCGCCTTGCCGGTGTGTCCCGACCACCCCGCGCGGGGTATGCGGGTCGCCTATCATCCGGCCTGTTCGCTGCAACATGGGCAACGTGTCACGGAAGCGCCCAAACGCCTTCTGGCCGCGGCAGGGTTCGAGGTCGCAATCCCCGCGGATGCGCATCTTTGTTGTGGATCGGCAGGTACTTACAACCTGTTGCAACCAGATATTTCGGGTCGGCTCAAGACCCGCAAGGTCGCCACCCTCGAAGCGCTCGCGCCGCAGGTGATCGCGGCGGGGAATATCGGCTGCATGATGCAGATCGGCTCTGGCACCGGCGTGCCGGTCGTGCATACAGTCGAGCTTCTCGACTGGATGACCGGCGGGCCGGTTCCGGCGGCGCTGACCAGCGATCCCCTGCCGCAACCGGTGCCGGTGCTGCGGCCATAG
- a CDS encoding trypsin-like serine peptidase — protein MRLLLLCLCLTLSAPLHASDLTTLRRGAVEGGWWQAVGRLDLGDDGFCTGALIAPDLVLTAAHCLYDPRDGAEIAPGDIRFRAGLAEGASARRAVRRTLAHPAYRPGAAGAGRLAHDIALLQLDLALTAPPFGIDPHPGIGDRVGAVSYAISRDSAPRLQEVCDVLAREAGVLVTSCMVDFGSSGSPVFSFASGAPRLVSLVSAKAEMADQPVALGPELGSALGELLDAFDAAGE, from the coding sequence ATGCGGCTGCTGTTGCTTTGCCTTTGTCTGACGCTGTCGGCGCCGCTGCATGCGAGCGACCTGACGACCCTGCGCCGTGGCGCGGTCGAAGGCGGCTGGTGGCAGGCGGTCGGGCGGCTTGATCTGGGCGACGACGGGTTTTGCACCGGGGCGTTGATCGCCCCGGATCTGGTGCTGACGGCGGCGCATTGCCTTTATGATCCCCGTGACGGCGCCGAAATCGCCCCCGGGGACATCCGGTTCCGCGCCGGTCTGGCCGAGGGCGCTTCGGCGCGGCGGGCGGTGCGCCGGACCCTGGCGCATCCCGCCTATCGTCCCGGCGCGGCGGGGGCCGGGCGGCTGGCCCATGACATCGCCTTGCTGCAACTGGATCTGGCCCTGACGGCGCCGCCCTTTGGCATCGACCCGCATCCCGGTATCGGGGATCGCGTCGGCGCGGTGTCCTACGCGATTTCACGGGACAGCGCCCCGCGCCTGCAAGAAGTCTGCGATGTGCTGGCGCGCGAAGCCGGGGTGCTGGTGACCTCCTGCATGGTGGATTTCGGATCTTCGGGGTCGCCGGTGTTTTCCTTTGCCTCCGGGGCGCCCCGGCTGGTGTCTCTGGTTTCGGCCAAGGCCGAGATGGCGGACCAGCCGGTCGCGCTTGGCCCGGAACTGGGCAGCGCGCTTGGCGAATTGCTGGACGCCTTCGACGCGGCTGGCGAATGA
- a CDS encoding Hsp20 family protein: MRNLDFAPLYRATVGFDQIADMMDRVLSAEGGQQTYPPYNIEKTAEDAYRISIAVAGFADADLNVEVRDKALIVSARKAEDDETPRAYLHRGIATRAFERRFALADHVRITGATHADGMLHIELKREIPEALKPRRIEIASTQGAASQALEA, translated from the coding sequence ATGCGTAATCTTGATTTCGCTCCGCTCTACCGTGCGACTGTCGGTTTCGACCAGATCGCCGACATGATGGACCGTGTGCTTTCGGCCGAAGGCGGGCAGCAGACCTATCCTCCCTACAACATCGAAAAGACCGCCGAGGATGCTTATCGCATCTCGATCGCGGTGGCCGGATTTGCCGATGCCGACCTCAACGTCGAGGTCCGCGACAAGGCGCTGATTGTCTCGGCACGCAAGGCTGAAGACGACGAGACCCCGCGCGCCTATCTGCATCGCGGCATCGCCACCCGCGCCTTCGAGCGCCGCTTTGCCCTGGCTGATCATGTGCGCATCACCGGCGCCACCCATGCCGATGGCATGCTGCATATCGAGCTGAAGCGCGAGATCCCCGAGGCGCTGAAACCGCGCCGTATCGAGATCGCCAGCACGCAGGGCGCCGCGTCTCAGGCCCTGGAAGCCTAG
- a CDS encoding VOC family protein, with translation MAGAAFDHLVLAAATLAEGVAHAETALGIPLPGGGAHPLMGTHNRLLKLGEASFLEVIAPDPQASPPDRPRWFGLDHPPARPRLLHWVIRLPGLAQLRADLPQALGPVIEGRRGDLRWLITVPDDGSLPHDGAFPTVIDWCAKHDADLPPRRMAGAGLELSRLDIRHPRASALAAQLAPYLADPRIHFIDADTVSLQARISGPDGIRTLS, from the coding sequence ATGGCTGGCGCGGCCTTCGATCACCTCGTTCTCGCGGCGGCGACTTTGGCCGAAGGGGTGGCCCATGCGGAAACCGCTCTGGGCATCCCCCTGCCGGGCGGCGGGGCGCATCCCCTGATGGGCACCCACAACCGATTGCTGAAACTGGGCGAGGCATCTTTTCTGGAAGTGATCGCGCCCGACCCCCAGGCCAGCCCCCCGGACAGGCCGCGCTGGTTCGGGCTGGATCATCCGCCCGCGCGGCCCCGGCTTCTGCATTGGGTGATCCGCCTGCCCGGGCTGGCGCAGCTGCGCGCCGATCTGCCTCAGGCGCTTGGCCCGGTGATCGAAGGCCGGCGTGGTGATCTGCGCTGGCTGATTACCGTGCCCGACGACGGGTCCCTGCCCCATGACGGCGCCTTTCCGACCGTCATCGACTGGTGTGCAAAGCATGACGCAGATCTGCCCCCCCGGCGCATGGCAGGCGCCGGGCTGGAATTGTCGCGGCTGGACATCCGGCATCCCCGTGCCTCGGCCCTTGCCGCGCAGTTGGCGCCCTATCTGGCGGACCCACGCATCCATTTCATCGACGCTGACACCGTGTCGTTGCAGGCGCGCATCAGCGGTCCGGACGGCATCCGCACCCTGAGCTGA